The DNA window ATGTGGTGCGCCGGTTTGTGGGGGTAACGGAGCAGATGGAAACGGCAGACGAGAGGAGCCCCGCTCGGCCGATGAAGGCCCCGGGTCCTGTCGAGCCGAGCACGATTGACACGTTTACGGTCCACGCGGGACAGAACCGGTTCACCTGGGACCTGGAGTACCCCGAGGCAACGCCGAAGACACAGGGTGAGGGCACGTACTTCGGCGTCTACAGCGGCCCGATGGCCCTTCCCGGCTCGTACCGCGTGCGTTTATCGGCAGGCGATTGGGACGCGACGCAACCCCTGACGGTGAAGATGGACCCGCGTGTACAGAACGCGGGGGTGACGAAAGAAGACCTGGAGGCGCAATTTGCGCTGAACCGCGAGATCCTCGATGCCATCGGCACGGCGCGCGCCACGGCCTACGCCATCGACTCGGTCCGCACGCAACTCCGCAACGCCGTAGAGAATGGGCAACGCGATCAGGGCACGGTGCAATCGACGCTTGATCGTCTCGGCGCTCTCCACGCAAAGCTGGCAACCTCGACGGAGGGCAGCTACCCGCCCCCCAAGCTCATTGACCAGCTGGAGTACCTCTACTACATGACGAGTGCGGCCGACCAGAATCCTGGATCCGACGCGCCTGCCCGCTTTCAGACGCTGGACAAGCGCCTCAGTGACATTCGTGCCGAATGGAAGCAGCTCCGACGCCAACTCGATCTTCCGACGACCGACTGACATCGCTGCGTTTCACTTGGAAGATGCGGATCCCTAAAGCACATTGAGGCACTGTCGGGGGGGAGGAAGCGTATAGGGGGCGGAGGCATGGAAGCGTGGAGGATTGAACGGCGGCTTCCGTCTGTCTCCCTCACGTTCATGCGTCCACACGTCCACACAGTCGCCTATGTTTACGGGAATCATCGAAGAGGTAGGTACTCTCACGAACGTCGAGGATCTCGGGGGCGGCAAACGGCTCACCATTGAGGCGGAGATGGCACCCACGCTCCGGGTCGACCAGAGCGTCTCGATCAACGGCGCGTGCCAGACGGTCGTGGCGGTGGATGCCGAGAATCGCACCTTCGCCGTCGATAGCATTGAGGAAACCCTGCGCAAAACGACGTTCGGCCGTTTCACGGCGGGCGCGCCGGTCAACCTGGAGCGTGCACTGCAGGCCGGCGACCGGTTGGACGGCCATTTTGTGCAGGGACATGTGGACGCCACCGGCACGATCGTCAAGGTCGAGCGGGAGGAGACAGACTGGCTGTACACCATCCAGTTCGATCCCAAATACGCCGCCTACCTCATCCCGGTGGGCTCCATTTCCGTAGACGGCATCAGCCTAACGGTGGCGCGGCTTGAGGAGGAGACCTTTACCGTCGCGATCATTCCGCATACCTACAAGGAGACGAACGTGGCCGACGGGTGGACGGAGGGAGCGGCGGTGAACCTGGAGTTCGATCTCATCGGGAAGTATGTGACGCGCAGTTTGACCGCGAGCGGCGAGACACCCGATCCAGAGGCACTGGCGCAGGCCTGGGGAGAGGAGTAGGGAGGACGCTGTGACCGGAGAGGATGGATCGTTCTCGTCCTATTGCAAAGTTTTCGCTAGAGGCGTTGTGGAAGCGTGGCAGCACCCTGATCGGGAGCGCTCAGATGCGAACGGAGCACTCGGGTCCGCGGGGACGAAGAGAGATTACGTGTGTGGATAGTCCATTTGTCTGGCAATCTGACGCCGCACAGTCGGTCCCGTTAGCCGTTCCACGACGTGGAGTCCGAGATCAATGCCCGCCGAGACGCCCCGGGCCGTAATCACGTCGCCTACGTCCACCACGCGATCGTCGACCACCTGCGCGCAGTACGGCGCCAAGTCGTCGAATGCATTCGGATGCGTGGTTGCCCGTCGATCGTCAAGGAAGCCCGCCGCCCCCAGAAGTAGGGAACCAGTGCAGACGGAGGCCTTCAGGCCAACAGGCTCGGCGGTCCTCATCCACTTCAGGAAGGCGTCGTCCTCTTGCAGAAGGGCAGTGCCATGCCCGCCCGGCACCACGAGCAGATCGTACGCGTCTAGGGCGGACCCCACGCAATCGGGGGTGAAGTGCAGTCCCCGTGCATCGGAGATCGGTTCACGGAATGCGCAGAGGTCCCACGCGAAGTCGTCTACGAAGCCCATCGTCTTCAGACGAGTGATGGGGTCGTAGGCCCCGATGAGGTCGAGGGCGGTAAGGTCGTCGAAGAGGAGGAAGGCAACGGTCATGAGAAGGGTTTTTCTGATGGACGTCTCATACCGAATCTTGCTACAGGCTTCAGGTAGGGGAGCTACGACGATGTAATACGCAAATCCCTCTCGGATCGTCGGCGCCGTCAAGGAGGGCACCAGAAGCGCCGTTGGACTCCAACGGCGCTACGGAAGCCTACTTCTACCGGAATAGAGCCCCCGGAGTTGGGATCACTTCCCCTTCCAGAACAGAAAGAAGCCCGTTCGTGCCTTTGCCCGAATCGGCCAGTGCGGGGGCGCTTAGAAACGGGTTTGCTGATTTTCCTTCGCACGAGAGAGCCCGTCCCGGAAGAATCGAGAGATCCGAAGACGCTCGGACGGGGGGTTGCGTTCGGATGCTGGGGACCTCGGTACAAGCCCTTTTCTTGAGCGGGATCCCCCAGCAACGATTCAAGACGTTTCCACCAGCCAGCCGATGATGCGTCGGCGGTCTTCGCGGGGAGCATCTTTGTAGAAGTGCACTTCGACCGTGTCGAGGGGAGCGTAAAGGCCCACCTTGCCGGCGACGCCCGGCAGTCGGCTCGTGCGCGATCCGGGAATCGACGCCGAAAAAGACGCGCCGTACCGCTTCTCGCAGCGAGCGGCGAATCCGCTCAGAATCGGCCCGGCGGTCTCGTCCTCGAACGTCGCCTGTACGTGCAGAGGATACGCCCGACAGTCGTTGCGAAGCACGACCTCCCGGTCGGCTCCGTCGTACACGAAAATGTCGTGCGTGTCGCCGTTGCGCAGATGCGCATCGAGCTCACTCGGTGACGCGAAAACGACAGGGGCGTCCGTCTTCGTCGAAGGAGAAGCACTGCTCTTCTTTTGAGCTAAAGCCATCGCTTTCCTTAAAGACGCTGTTTACGTAGTCGCGATCGATGGGACCGTTGAAGTTGAGAATGTCCCCGTGCCGAAGAGCGTTCATGATGGCCGCCCCGCCCCCCATATGGAGCATGCACACCGGTTCGTCGGCCTCTCCGAAGTACTCGCGGTAGTTGTAGGCCTCGTAGCTGTTGTGCACCGAGAACGAAAGCGTGTCGTCCGACAGCTCGTCGAGTTGCCAGTAGCCCCACCCGAAGGCATTGACGACCCCAAAGAGGGCCGTCATGGAGTCGTGTGCGCCGGGGCTGGGACCGAAGTGCGACTTGCGAAGCAATCCAAACTCGGAGGAGAGCAGGATATTTCCGAGGGTGTAAAATCCGCACACGTGGCCCGCTTCCTTCAGCAACCGGACGCCGAGGGCGCGGGACATGTTGTTTTCCTGAATGCGGTCCAGGAAGATCTGCGAGCAGATGTTGTAGTAGAGCGACGGAATGAACGTCAGGTACACGTTAAACGCCGGGATCAGACCTTTCTCCGGGTCCCCCACGAGGTCCATGTTCTGAACCGCCGACGTGACGGGCGGGGCAGGAAGGTTCTCGGGCTTAGGGTTCGGCGTGAGGGCATCACGGTGCTGCTGGAGGCGCTTGGCTTGCTCCATGTAGTTCTCGACGTTGTCCTGTCGATTGCTATGCCGGGTGACCGTCCACGTGTTTTTGTCGTCGCCCATGGCGATGCAAGAGGTCTGCTCGACCTCCACGTCGCAGCCGTAAGCCGCCGTTAATGCTCCCTGCAGGGCTCCCGTCAGGAAGAAGTCTTGCGGTTCGTCCTGGACGCCGAACTTGCTCTTGTAGCCCTCAGAGTAGTGAGACGCCGTTGCCGTGATGGTATCACTCTCTAGAGCATCCGTCACCTGCGGATTGCCATATCCCCGTACCCGAAAAAGGGCCTGCGCGTAGGCAAGCCGTCGATTGAGGGACCACTCAGCGTCGAAGGCGCGCACGAACATAACAAAAAACAGGGCGGCCGACACGTTGACCAGGACGGCGTCCATCCCGGTGTCGGAGCGGGAGCGGAGGGTCTTCTGCAGGAAGCAGTTGTAGTGGTGGCAGTGGGCCACGTGGGTACTCCCACCCGGTCCCACGAGATGACCACGGTCTACAACAGGCTGCAGGGATTGCACCGCCTTAGCCCGAAGGTCAGGGGATACTACGTCCATTTGACTTCGTTGCTAAATAAAGAGCGAACGAGGACGGTAGAGACAGAAACCGCTACCGATAGCACTGGTCCGGAATGTGCTCGTTGACGTTGTTCTCGATGGCATTCTCGAGCGCCTCGACCACGTCCGGGTTGCTGCACTGCTCCAGATCTTCGAGCTCGTCCATGTTGCCCACTCCGATGGATTCGAGTGCCTCAGAGGCCTCCATAAGGATGAAGGCCTGGGTATTTTTGTAGGATTTGACGTTGTCGGTTGTCTCTTCGAGCCAGTCCCACAGGGTCGGAAGGTGAATGACGTCCGTGTCATCGTCGGTCGTCTCTTCTGCCGCAGACGCCGTCCCGTTCCTGCTGCTAACCCCGTCCCTCGACGCGTCTGCAAGAGACGACGTCTCTTCCCCCTCCGTGTTTTGGTCTTCGCTGCCCTCCTGCTGTTTGTAGGCGGCATACGCGATCGTGGGCTCCTCAATGAGGTCTCGTTGTTGCAGCTGACGGACGACGGCAAAGATCTCCGGCTCACTCAGCTCGAGCGTATCGGCAATCTGGCCGATGCTCGTGTCCCCGTCGAGCCGGTCGTAAACGGCCCAGCAAGAGGGGGGAAGCATAAGGTCGGGATCCGGTTCGCGCCGACGCACGAAAACAGTTCCTGAAAACATGGATGGCGGTGGCAACGGATGTGAGGAAACACGAGGGGCGACTTACGGCGTCCGCCTCCGACAGCCGGCATGGCTGTTGAGAGACGGCCCCGAATGTGTTCTAGGTGATAAACAACAATCATTCCGTCCCTTCTTTCTCATTACATCCATCAATGGTTCTTCGTCCGATTCGGGAAATCGGCCCGCCTCGTCCTCGATGTCCGGGAGGCGACGGATCGCGCACCACGACTACGAAAAAAGGCGGCTCGGGGGAGCCCGAGCCGCCTTGATCACGATAACCGAAATGTGTGCGTACGGGGGTTATGCTACCGCAGCAGGCTCGCGTACATTTTCGGCAGCCTGCACCATGTTTTCGAGTGAGGGCTTGACCTCAACCCAGCGGCGTGTCTTGAGGCCGCAGTCCGGATTGACCCACATCTGCTCGGTGTCGAGCACCTCAAGGGCCTTGTGGATGAGGTCTTCCATCTCCTCGACCGACGGCACACGCGGCGAGTGGATGTCGTAGACGCCCGGCCCAATCTCGTTCGGGTAGTCGAACTCGTCGAACGAGTCGAGCAGCTCCATCTTCGAGCGGGAGGCCTCCACGGAGATCACGTCGGCGTCCATGTCGGCGATCGCCTCGATGATGTCGTTGAACTCCGAATAGCACATGTGAGTGTGGATCTGCGTCTCGTCCTGGACGCCGCAGGAGGCGAGCCGGAAGCATTCCACAGCCCACTCCAGGTAGTCGTCCCACTGACTCTCGCGGAGGGGCAGCCCCTCGCGGAAGGCGGGCTCGTCGATCTGGATGGCCTGCACGCCGGCGTCTTCGAGGTCGACCACCTCGTCGCGAATGGCGAGCGCGATCTGGCGGCACGTCTCGGCGCGCGGCTGATCGTCGCGTACGAACGACCACTGCAGCATCGTGACCGGGCCGGTCAGCATGCCCTTCACCGGCTTGTCGGTCTGGTCGTTGGCGTAGGAGAGCCACCGCACGGTCATCGGCTCGGGACGGCTCACGTCGCCGGCGATGATGGGCGGCCGCACACAGCGGCTGCCGTAACTTTGCACCCAGCCGTTTTCGGTAAAGAGGAAGCCGTTGAGCTGGCGACCGAAGTATTCGACCATGTCCCCCCGCTCACTCTCGCCGTGCACCAGCACGTCGAGGCCAATCTCCTCCTGCGCCGCAATCGTGTCGGCAATCTGCTCCTCGATGAACTCCTCGTACTCCGCCTTCGAGATCTCTTCCTTCTTGTACTTCGCACGCATCTTCCGCACATCGTTCGTCTGCGGGAAGGAGCCGATCGTCGTGGTCGGGAGCGTCGGCAGGTCGAGGGCGTCCCGCTGGATGGGGCGGCGCTGGGCGTGCGGAGAGTTGCGCTCCGTCATCGAACCGTCAATGCCATCCACACGGCCCTGCACGGACGTGTCGTTAATCCAGTCGGACTCGGCGCGCGCCGTCTGGGCGTTGCGGCTCTTCTCGAAGAGGGCCTCGGTGCCGTCCACGTCGCCGTTGGCGCGCTCCGTCAGCGCCACGATCTCCTCAATCTTCTGCTTGGCAAACGCAAGCCAGAGCTTCATGTCGTCGTCGAGGGCCGGCTCGGTGTCGAGGTCGACCGGCACGTGCAACAGCGAGCAGGACGGCCCCACGAGCACACGGTCGGAGCCAAGCGCGTCGACGGCCGTCTCCACGGTGTCGAGGAGCGCGTCGAGGTCGGCCCGCCACACGTTGCGTCCGTCGATGAGGCCGAGGGAGAGCGACAGGTCCTCGGGCACGCCATAATCGAGGGCATCCTCCAGCTGGCCCGCGCCCCGAACGAGGTCGAGGTGCAGGACGTCGACCGGCAGGTCCAGAGCCGTAGGGAGGTTGTCCTCCAGGCCGCCGAAGTACGTGGCGACGTGCAGGTCGAGGTCGGCCGCGTCGGCGAGTGCCTCGTAGGCCTTCGTGAAGGCCGCGCGCTCCTCGTCGCTGAGATCGAACACGAGATTCGGCTCGTCGAGCTGTACCGCGTCGGCCCCGGCGGCGGCGAGCTCCTGCAGTACCTCCGCGTAGACGGGCAGCAGGTCGTCGAGCAGGTCGAGGGCGTCGAGGTTGTCCTCCTGCGTCTTGCCGAGTAGCAAGAACGAGACCGGGCCAATGATGACCGGCCGCGTGTCAATGCCATGCTCCTTCGCCTCCTTGTACTCGTCAATGACCTTCGTCGAGGAGAGGGAGAAGTTCGTGTCGCGCGAAAACTCCGGGACGATGTAGTGGTAATTCGTGTCGAACCACTTTGTCATCTCCATCGCCTGCACGCCGGAGTCCTCGCCCTCCAGGTCCTTCTCCTGCAGCCCGCGGGCCATCGCAAAGTAGGTATCGAGGTCTACGCGTTCGCCATCCCACGGGAAGCGTTCGGGCACAGCACCGACCATCGCGCAGGTGTCAAGCACCTGGTCGTAGTAGGAGAAGTCGTTGGACGGCACCACGTCGAGGCCGAGATCCTGCTGCTCCGTCCAGTGCGATTCACGGAGTGCCTGGGCCGACTCGATGAGCTCTTCCTTCGAGAGGTCGCCTTTCCAGTATCCCTCCACGGCACGCTTCAGTTCACGGTGCGCACCGATACGGGGAAAACCGAGATTGCTTGCCTTCGCCATAGGCGTACAAATGGTTCATGCGTGAGGAGAATGGAATCTGTAATGTGAGGGCGTTTGTGGAAAAATGCTACGCACGTCGGTTTATTTCCTCAAACATCCATATTACCCCCAGGTTATGTTGGGGGTAGGTCAAAATTGGAGGAAAAGATTAGGGCGTGAGTATGGGGTCTGGCATGAGGTAGTGAGGCGCACTCGTGTGCACTCGTTTGAATGCAACGAGCCCCCGGAGATCAATCGCCAACCCCGTGCGAAACCCTCATCGAATCGACTCTCGATTGCACGCCCGGATACCGGATCCGGCAACTTAATTCAGGACGGAAAAGAATCTGTAGCGCTGTCGGAGGAGGGGGGCGAGATTGTCCGCCGCACGATGGAGACGCTCTGTGTCGAGGCAAAAAATCCAGTGTCGCGACGCGTCGGACCTGCGGCTACTCTCGCAACGGCACACTCCAACGGCGTTTCGGACTGAGCTTCCATATTGGAAAAAAGCTGCAGGATTTGGTATGAGCGGTCCGTTGACACTCTCTTCTCTCCCCGCTTAAGTTAATTAAAGCATACATACCAATTCTATTTTGTTTTATTTTTTTCTCCTCGCTTCCCTTTTCTCCATGCCTGAGTTTACCGGCGCGACCGACGAGACACACGTCTTCACCCTTCCCTCCGAAATCGACGCCGTCCGCTTCGACCGACGGCAGGCCGCCCCCGGTGGGGAGATCGGCCTCGAAATCCGCACGCTCTTCTGCGCTGAGGGCTCTCGTCTCCAGATCAAGCTCGTCGACGCGCAGGGGACCGTCCACAACACCCTCGACGGCCGGCTCGCGGGCGAGGACATGAATCTCCGGCTTCGGGTGCCGCAAAAGGCGAAGGGCGGCCTCCTGGCGAAGGTCAAGATGCCGAACCACGGCCTCTCGGCCGAGTCGGAGGCCCTGAAGGTGACCGAGCCGGTGCGGGTCCGCGGTGGTCGCAGGAAGAAGTCAAACGCGGAGACATTCTCACGCTCACAGCCGACGCGAAAGGCGCGCCCGACGGCCGCCGGGCGACCGTCCGCATTTTCGAATACAAGGAGCGCGGGGCGCACGTCCCGGTGACGCGGCTGCGTCCTCGGGTAGAAAACGGAGCCGTGGAGGTGATGTACCGGTTCCAGTATCCGGGCGACACCGCGGACATTGTGCCGGAGTGGAAGGCGCCGGAGGGCTACGTGCAACCGCAGTTTTTCTACACGGTGGACGTGAGCGGCATCATCGCCGATTCGCAGGACGCGAAGAGCACGGGCGTGATGCGATTCGTGGACGATCTGGATCTCCGGTTTGTAAACGAGGGAGGAGCGCCGCTGGCCAATCAGACTGTCGAGCTCACGCTCGCCGACGGCTCGACCGAAGAACGGCAGACGTCTGGGGAGGGGCGCGTCCAGCTGCGAGAGGTGCCGCCGGGCCCGGTTCACGTTGGGCTGGCCGGCTACGAACCCGCGTCTGACGAATCGGAGTCCGAGGCCGATCAATCGCCGCCGTCCGAGGATGCAACTCGGCTCGTGATGGACACGGCGGATGCGACCGCCGGCGTGGCGACCGGAGGCGAGGAGACGGTCTGCGTCGTGCCGCCACGAATCGACCTTCACCTGGAGCACGGGCTCGTCGGGGCGAAGCTCGCGGGCACCGACTACACGCTGAAGATCAAAACCGAGGACGGATCCACGTCCACCCTCGAGGGAACGGTGGACAGTGAGGGGCGGCTGCAGCAGGCGGTGCCGGTCGGAGCGGTGGCCGCCGCGCTCACGCTGAAGACGGAAGGCGGGACCGTTACGGTGCCGCTGGATCTCACGTCTCTTTCGGCGGGGGGGGACGAGGCCGGGTTGCAGCAGCGCCTCGCGCAGGCCGGCGTCTACGGTGGCAAGGTTGATAGCAAAAACGGGGCGGTCACCCGGGCGTCCGTTCAGACTTTGCAGGCACAGCTGGGCCAATCGCCGACCGGCACGATTCCCGAAATGGAACGCCCCATGCTCGACGGTCTGCGGTTTCGGGATGCGTAGGTCCCTTTTCTTTTCTCAATTGTTTTGCACTTCCAATCTCAGTTTGTCATGTCTACGCCCGATTCATCAGAACCGACGATCGAGTCCTGGATTGAGGAGAGTTTCTCCGATTCTGGGCAGGCCGCACTGGACCTGCTTCCGGAGGATGCGCCCTTTTACCGGCGGTACGGCAACTACACCCTGCGCCGGGGCGACTGGGACGGCTCCTGGCCCTCGGCGCCGGTGGAGGAGGGGCGGGAGATCGGGCTCGCCAACGGGGACCTCGTGCTCCCCGGCATTGTCGTGGACCCGGCCGAGGAGCAGCCCCCGACCATTTCCCTCGGGGGATACGTGACTCAACTGCAACTGGACCTGTGGAATCTGGGCTTTGGCCTCATCCGGGAGTTTGACGGGGTGTTCGGCCCTCGGACCGAGCAGGCCGTGCGGGAGTTTCAGATCTACGCCGGGATGGGCCGGGTGGCCGAGGAAGACCCGAAGGCCGCCGGGGAGTACGTCGAGCGGCTGTCGGGGACCGACAATCCGGAAGGATCCATGACGCGCTACACCGGAGAAGTGACGGGCGTCCTCAACCAGGAGACGCGCCGCTGCCTCACCCACTGGATCAATGAGGGCTACCGGTGCCCGGTGGTCATCACCGCGCGGACGGGGGACGAATACGCGTCGGTCTACGACGGCGATGCAATGGCCGAGGGGGCCGATCCCGAAAACCTGTGGGGCCACGACGACCTGCAGAGTAATAGCCCACGAGTGTTCGCCGTCGACTTTACCGACTACTACGATCTCCCCTCGGAGCCAGACTCGTCTGACCCATCTCTTGATGGGATTCGACACTTTGTCTTGGGCGAATACAACTCCTATGAGGGCGATGAAGGCCCAGTCTCCCAACAGTATCACACTTGGAATGAGGGTGAAATTACTCCGCAGCGACTCATAGGAACGCCCGGGGAGCACCTAACTGAAGCCGACCAATCCACGTACGATGTCGTCCACGCGGTCTCTCACATCGAGTGCATGGGCTATTTCGACTCGGTGAATGCCTATGACCGAGCCCTCGTGTCCGTTGGTCCGTGCCACTGGACGCTCGGTTTAGCTGACTCGTCTGGGGGGGTAGGAGGAGGAGAACTGTGTGGGTATCTCGCCTATCTGCAAGAGTGTAATCCAAACGCGTTCGAGAAGGCATTCGGCCGATTCGGCCTGGGCCTGAACCATCAATGGGGGAACTGGGAGGATCCGGGGGGATCCCCTGACGGGAGCACGCTTTACGACGACGCATCTCGGACCTACTCCAGCTGGGTGCAGTTGCCAGCGCAGGACCTAGATCCTGAGGGGAAGGGTTCCGATGAGGAGAGCAGTGAGGAGATGCAATCGATGCCGAAGGCCCCACCTGATGCCAAGTCCGAGGCGCTGTACTTCAAGTCCTGGCATTGGTTCTACCGGTTCGTGATGGCAGGACGCACGGTCGAGCCGTATCGTCAGAGAATGTGGGACATGGCTCGGGTTCGGATTCGAGATCTTCGTTCCGCCTCCCTCCCATTGGAGGCACCAGAGAAAGCGGAATGGTCGCCAGAGGAGATCACTATCGGAGACATCTTTACCTCCGAGAAAGCCATGGTGATGGTTTACTGCTGGCACATCTACTCGCCTAGCGATGTTTTTCCGTTAGTAGGCCAATCGTGCCTTGAGGAGGTCTTCGATCATGCCAGTTCTGGGTACCACGACGTTCACGAACAATATGTGGACCAAGAGGACGAAGAACTGCAAATTCAAAGGCAACTGACCATAAACGGCGAAGAGGTCGATGGAGCACGCCTCGACTGGTCGAGACGGCCCGGCTCCTGGTCCGACCGGCATGAGCTGGCTTTGATCGGCGGGCTTCTACAGCGCTCCAGTGGAGAGATTCGTCGGCGGATCGGGCTGCTTTTTCTAGACGAGCACCAGACCCTCGACGAAGGACGAGGCTCGTTCGCGTTTGCGGATGCGGGACTACCCGAGAGCCCTTGAACCGGGTGAGACTTGCTTTTTCTGGAACAGGGGAGAGGAATCTCGCAGAGCAAAGCTACGGAAGACCTTCCTCATACGCGGCGTGCTTGAAGCGAATCGTGCGCGAACGGACCTCTGTTTCACCGGGTTCGTGGAACCGAACGTGGAGATTCCGCCAGCGAGATCCGTTTGGGGCAGTCGTGTATTCGTCGGTCGGCGTGAGCTCAACTGCGTATCTCTGCCGGTGTATCCGGGTATACCACGTTCCGTTGCACCTCGCGTAGACGGTGAATTCGTGCTGAGCAGGTCCGGTCTCCCCGACTGAATTCTCACGGAGAACACGGTCAACCTTCTGGTCGTCGTTTAGGTCACTTCGCCAGACGGTCTGGGTTTTCATCGTGCTATCCAGAATTGTCGGTGCTCGTCGTCCGGCGGGACAGTTGGGGGGAAAAGCGCCCGCCTTCTGCATCTCGGACCTGGTGTAGGGAGAGTCGTGATGCACGAACCACGCGGAACCCGGTAGTAAAGCGTAGCGCTCGATATCTTCATAGTAGCGATAGATCCGCGTTGGATACGTCACATCTTCAGTTCCCAAGGGGGGGGAGTGAGGAATCTTCATGAACTGCCGCCAGTGTTGCCCACTTTTGGTTTCAGCAAAAGCCGAAGGCACGTAGCCGGTGCCACTTGTCCACTCGGTCGAATCGGGGTGAAAGGGTTCAAAATCATATGCAGAAAGCATTCTCATGACAGGAACATATCTGCCTCCTCCGCAGGCCAAGTAGAGCGAAAAGTCGCATCCAGCGCGATCACAGTTGACGGCTGGACCCACGTCGAGTCGTCCGTCCCGGTTCACATCTTCAAGTAACCACGTTTCGACCGTTGCTGACCATAGTTTCTTTCCTCTGTACGTTTCCTTAAGAGGCTCGACGGTAGCTTTCGTGTCATAGCTACTCGAATCGAGGGTGATAGTTACAACCCCATTTTCTGGGCCAACAG is part of the Salinibacter sp. 10B genome and encodes:
- a CDS encoding riboflavin synthase, whose product is MFTGIIEEVGTLTNVEDLGGGKRLTIEAEMAPTLRVDQSVSINGACQTVVAVDAENRTFAVDSIEETLRKTTFGRFTAGAPVNLERALQAGDRLDGHFVQGHVDATGTIVKVEREETDWLYTIQFDPKYAAYLIPVGSISVDGISLTVARLEEETFTVAIIPHTYKETNVADGWTEGAAVNLEFDLIGKYVTRSLTASGETPDPEALAQAWGEE
- a CDS encoding DJ-1/PfpI family protein, with protein sequence MTVAFLLFDDLTALDLIGAYDPITRLKTMGFVDDFAWDLCAFREPISDARGLHFTPDCVGSALDAYDLLVVPGGHGTALLQEDDAFLKWMRTAEPVGLKASVCTGSLLLGAAGFLDDRRATTHPNAFDDLAPYCAQVVDDRVVDVGDVITARGVSAGIDLGLHVVERLTGPTVRRQIARQMDYPHT
- a CDS encoding 4-vinyl reductase produces the protein MDVVSPDLRAKAVQSLQPVVDRGHLVGPGGSTHVAHCHHYNCFLQKTLRSRSDTGMDAVLVNVSAALFFVMFVRAFDAEWSLNRRLAYAQALFRVRGYGNPQVTDALESDTITATASHYSEGYKSKFGVQDEPQDFFLTGALQGALTAAYGCDVEVEQTSCIAMGDDKNTWTVTRHSNRQDNVENYMEQAKRLQQHRDALTPNPKPENLPAPPVTSAVQNMDLVGDPEKGLIPAFNVYLTFIPSLYYNICSQIFLDRIQENNMSRALGVRLLKEAGHVCGFYTLGNILLSSEFGLLRKSHFGPSPGAHDSMTALFGVVNAFGWGYWQLDELSDDTLSFSVHNSYEAYNYREYFGEADEPVCMLHMGGGAAIMNALRHGDILNFNGPIDRDYVNSVFKESDGFSSKEEQCFSFDEDGRPCRFRVTE
- the metE gene encoding 5-methyltetrahydropteroyltriglutamate--homocysteine S-methyltransferase yields the protein MAKASNLGFPRIGAHRELKRAVEGYWKGDLSKEELIESAQALRESHWTEQQDLGLDVVPSNDFSYYDQVLDTCAMVGAVPERFPWDGERVDLDTYFAMARGLQEKDLEGEDSGVQAMEMTKWFDTNYHYIVPEFSRDTNFSLSSTKVIDEYKEAKEHGIDTRPVIIGPVSFLLLGKTQEDNLDALDLLDDLLPVYAEVLQELAAAGADAVQLDEPNLVFDLSDEERAAFTKAYEALADAADLDLHVATYFGGLEDNLPTALDLPVDVLHLDLVRGAGQLEDALDYGVPEDLSLSLGLIDGRNVWRADLDALLDTVETAVDALGSDRVLVGPSCSLLHVPVDLDTEPALDDDMKLWLAFAKQKIEEIVALTERANGDVDGTEALFEKSRNAQTARAESDWINDTSVQGRVDGIDGSMTERNSPHAQRRPIQRDALDLPTLPTTTIGSFPQTNDVRKMRAKYKKEEISKAEYEEFIEEQIADTIAAQEEIGLDVLVHGESERGDMVEYFGRQLNGFLFTENGWVQSYGSRCVRPPIIAGDVSRPEPMTVRWLSYANDQTDKPVKGMLTGPVTMLQWSFVRDDQPRAETCRQIALAIRDEVVDLEDAGVQAIQIDEPAFREGLPLRESQWDDYLEWAVECFRLASCGVQDETQIHTHMCYSEFNDIIEAIADMDADVISVEASRSKMELLDSFDEFDYPNEIGPGVYDIHSPRVPSVEEMEDLIHKALEVLDTEQMWVNPDCGLKTRRWVEVKPSLENMVQAAENVREPAAVA
- a CDS encoding peptidoglycan-binding domain-containing protein; its protein translation is MTRLRPRVENGAVEVMYRFQYPGDTADIVPEWKAPEGYVQPQFFYTVDVSGIIADSQDAKSTGVMRFVDDLDLRFVNEGGAPLANQTVELTLADGSTEERQTSGEGRVQLREVPPGPVHVGLAGYEPASDESESEADQSPPSEDATRLVMDTADATAGVATGGEETVCVVPPRIDLHLEHGLVGAKLAGTDYTLKIKTEDGSTSTLEGTVDSEGRLQQAVPVGAVAAALTLKTEGGTVTVPLDLTSLSAGGDEAGLQQRLAQAGVYGGKVDSKNGAVTRASVQTLQAQLGQSPTGTIPEMERPMLDGLRFRDA
- a CDS encoding peptidoglycan-binding protein translates to MSTPDSSEPTIESWIEESFSDSGQAALDLLPEDAPFYRRYGNYTLRRGDWDGSWPSAPVEEGREIGLANGDLVLPGIVVDPAEEQPPTISLGGYVTQLQLDLWNLGFGLIREFDGVFGPRTEQAVREFQIYAGMGRVAEEDPKAAGEYVERLSGTDNPEGSMTRYTGEVTGVLNQETRRCLTHWINEGYRCPVVITARTGDEYASVYDGDAMAEGADPENLWGHDDLQSNSPRVFAVDFTDYYDLPSEPDSSDPSLDGIRHFVLGEYNSYEGDEGPVSQQYHTWNEGEITPQRLIGTPGEHLTEADQSTYDVVHAVSHIECMGYFDSVNAYDRALVSVGPCHWTLGLADSSGGVGGGELCGYLAYLQECNPNAFEKAFGRFGLGLNHQWGNWEDPGGSPDGSTLYDDASRTYSSWVQLPAQDLDPEGKGSDEESSEEMQSMPKAPPDAKSEALYFKSWHWFYRFVMAGRTVEPYRQRMWDMARVRIRDLRSASLPLEAPEKAEWSPEEITIGDIFTSEKAMVMVYCWHIYSPSDVFPLVGQSCLEEVFDHASSGYHDVHEQYVDQEDEELQIQRQLTINGEEVDGARLDWSRRPGSWSDRHELALIGGLLQRSSGEIRRRIGLLFLDEHQTLDEGRGSFAFADAGLPESP